The following are encoded together in the Deinococcus soli (ex Cha et al. 2016) genome:
- a CDS encoding BMP family lipoprotein: protein MKKILTLALAMTATAASAQALRVGLAYDAGGKFDKSFNQSAYEGSQRAKKNFGIETKDFEPSDPSQTVQGIRQFAQDGFDLTVGVGFANNASISQVAKENPDLFFGLIDDVSPEKNVASLVFQEEQGSYLVGYLAGMNSSTGVVGFVGGMDIPLIHKFEAGFAAGAKAANAKIKVIAQYVGTTPDAWNNPGKAKEIAGSMRAKGADIIFAAAGASGNGVIDYIKQTQCVKAANLPSGVKFTTNNFAKVAKSAAYQKACAGNTRPMFFIGVDSNQNYLGDFDKNPATMNHGLTSMLKRVDNAVYALIQDVRNNKFKGGERRFGLKDAGVGYAVDQYNKALISSAQVAKVEAVKAKIISGAIKVPTK, encoded by the coding sequence ATGAAGAAGATCCTGACCCTGGCCCTCGCCATGACCGCCACCGCCGCCTCCGCCCAGGCCCTGCGCGTCGGCCTCGCCTACGACGCGGGCGGCAAGTTCGACAAGAGCTTCAACCAGAGCGCCTACGAGGGCAGCCAGCGCGCCAAGAAGAACTTCGGCATCGAGACCAAGGACTTCGAACCCAGCGACCCCAGCCAGACCGTGCAGGGCATCCGCCAGTTCGCTCAGGACGGCTTCGACCTGACCGTCGGCGTGGGCTTCGCCAACAACGCCAGCATCAGCCAGGTCGCCAAGGAAAACCCTGACCTGTTCTTCGGCCTGATCGACGACGTCTCCCCCGAGAAGAACGTCGCCAGCCTGGTCTTCCAGGAAGAGCAGGGCAGCTACCTCGTCGGCTACCTCGCGGGCATGAACAGCTCCACCGGCGTCGTCGGCTTCGTCGGCGGCATGGACATCCCCCTGATCCACAAGTTCGAGGCCGGCTTCGCCGCGGGCGCCAAGGCCGCCAACGCCAAGATCAAGGTCATCGCCCAGTACGTCGGCACCACCCCCGATGCCTGGAACAACCCCGGTAAGGCCAAGGAAATCGCCGGCAGCATGCGCGCCAAGGGTGCGGACATCATCTTCGCCGCCGCCGGTGCGTCCGGCAACGGCGTGATCGACTACATCAAGCAGACCCAGTGCGTGAAGGCCGCCAACCTCCCCAGTGGCGTGAAGTTCACCACCAACAACTTCGCCAAGGTCGCCAAGAGCGCCGCGTACCAGAAGGCCTGCGCCGGCAACACCCGCCCCATGTTCTTCATCGGCGTGGACAGCAACCAGAACTACCTGGGCGACTTCGACAAGAACCCCGCCACCATGAACCACGGTCTGACCAGCATGCTCAAGCGTGTGGACAACGCCGTGTACGCCCTGATCCAGGACGTCAGGAACAACAAGTTCAAGGGCGGCGAGCGTCGCTTCGGCCTGAAGGACGCGGGCGTCGGCTACGCCGTCGACCAGTACAACAAGGCCCTGATCAGCAGCGCCCAGGTCGCCAAGGTCGAGGCCGTCAAGGCCAAGATCATCAGCGGCGCCATCAAGGTTCCCACCAAGTAA
- a CDS encoding protease complex subunit PrcB family protein — translation MKRTLLAAALLGAGLLSACTMTGPGNLRVHEAVLYGGAQERVVWVYGTLQGSASSVKLGSQSADLRAQVTDPIATPGSLSVNGKATYREPTTTIPAQVTVTRQGSTFTVTPASGAQISAVYYTDGQSWTRLNGTSGTVGGTRVEGLKGAGQLTDDEARVLADTLRPQGPLAVAVLANQAAPALAVEPTPTEHLRSDLYILSSVPAAQVQPPRPLPGTPTTPTPTTPTPGGNVTVTQIATGTNANTSEAGVQVAATASAASSLYARAYGRQSSVPTPPSVTGRTLIGVFLGQRPTGGYGVQVVSASSSGTQLTLRVRLTAPAPGAILAQVITSPWAIVSVPGSYTTVTVIDENGQPLPTATGGGQVR, via the coding sequence ATGAAAAGAACCCTGCTCGCCGCCGCCCTGCTCGGTGCCGGTCTCCTCAGCGCCTGCACCATGACCGGCCCCGGCAACCTCAGAGTCCACGAGGCCGTCCTGTACGGCGGCGCGCAGGAACGCGTCGTCTGGGTGTACGGTACCCTCCAGGGCAGCGCCAGCAGCGTGAAACTCGGCAGTCAGAGCGCGGACCTGCGCGCCCAGGTCACCGACCCCATCGCCACGCCCGGTAGCCTCAGCGTGAACGGCAAGGCCACCTACCGAGAACCCACGACCACCATCCCCGCGCAGGTGACCGTGACCCGCCAGGGGAGTACCTTCACCGTCACGCCGGCCAGCGGCGCGCAGATCAGCGCCGTGTACTACACCGACGGTCAGAGCTGGACCCGCCTGAACGGCACCAGCGGCACGGTCGGCGGCACCCGCGTGGAGGGCCTGAAGGGCGCCGGGCAGCTCACGGACGACGAGGCCCGCGTCCTGGCGGATACCCTGCGCCCCCAGGGCCCGCTGGCCGTGGCTGTCCTCGCCAACCAGGCTGCCCCGGCACTCGCGGTGGAACCCACACCCACCGAGCACCTGCGCAGCGACCTGTACATCCTGAGTAGCGTCCCCGCCGCACAGGTCCAGCCGCCCCGCCCCCTGCCCGGCACACCCACCACCCCGACCCCCACCACGCCGACCCCTGGAGGCAACGTGACCGTCACCCAGATCGCCACCGGCACCAACGCCAATACCAGCGAGGCCGGCGTGCAGGTCGCCGCCACCGCCAGCGCCGCCAGCAGCCTGTACGCCCGCGCGTACGGCCGCCAGAGCAGCGTTCCCACGCCCCCCAGCGTCACGGGCCGCACCCTGATCGGCGTGTTCCTCGGTCAGCGCCCCACCGGCGGGTACGGCGTGCAGGTCGTCAGCGCCAGCAGCAGCGGCACGCAGCTGACCCTGCGCGTCCGCCTGACTGCCCCCGCACCCGGTGCGATCCTCGCGCAGGTCATCACCAGCCCCTGGGCCATCGTGAGCGTTCCCGGCAGCTACACCACCGTGACCGTCATCGACGAGAACGGGCAGCCGCTCCCCACCGCCACGGGCGGCGGACAGGTGCGCTGA
- a CDS encoding DNA repair protein RecN has product MTRKAPRADAPPALPPLRALEVRNLATIRSLNLEFSGGLSVFTGETGAGKSIIVDALGLLLGSRSNTDLIRSGEDDLLVTGHWGDEIASRRVTAHGRSTARLDGEVVSLRELQEWAQRRLTIHWQHSAVSLLTPANQRALLDRQVDTPHAAYASVYRDWQDARARLERLRATERERARQLDLLQFQDREITEVAPQLGEEEPLQADLTRLANLDTIAQSAAGALHLLSDGDENALGFLNEAVRALNAGARFDDTTAQLQSELREALASIQAVVGELRAVAEDQAPDPEELARVEARLGALGKLRAKYGPGLEDVLTFHAQVETELADLTRDEQDAGTLDAEVDALRARVQAAGETLDAARRTRAAPLAADLLAVIRQLGMPHARLAFHLGALSEPGPHGLSDVTLHFNANPGEDLAPLADVASGGELSRVMLAISTVLGADTPAVVFDEVDAGIGGSAAHAVADQLRALAATRQVLVVTHLAQIAARADHHYKVEKSVEGGRTVSRVRLLTQSERLEEIARMLSGNTSDAALTHARELLAGTA; this is encoded by the coding sequence GTGACCCGCAAGGCCCCGCGTGCTGACGCCCCCCCCGCCCTGCCGCCCCTGCGCGCCCTGGAGGTCCGGAACCTGGCGACCATCCGCAGCCTGAACCTGGAGTTCAGCGGCGGCCTGAGCGTCTTCACCGGCGAGACCGGCGCGGGCAAGAGCATCATCGTGGACGCCCTGGGCCTGCTGCTGGGCAGCCGCAGCAACACCGACCTGATCCGCAGCGGCGAGGACGACCTTCTGGTCACCGGCCACTGGGGCGACGAGATCGCCAGCCGCCGCGTGACCGCGCACGGCCGCAGCACCGCCCGCCTGGACGGCGAGGTCGTCAGCCTGCGCGAACTGCAGGAGTGGGCGCAGCGGCGCCTGACCATCCACTGGCAGCACTCGGCGGTCAGTCTCCTCACGCCCGCCAACCAGCGCGCGCTGCTCGACCGACAGGTGGACACCCCGCACGCCGCGTACGCCAGCGTCTACCGCGACTGGCAGGACGCCCGCGCCCGCCTGGAGCGTCTGCGCGCCACCGAACGCGAACGCGCCCGGCAGCTCGACCTGCTGCAGTTCCAGGACCGCGAGATCACCGAGGTCGCCCCGCAGCTCGGCGAGGAGGAGCCCCTCCAGGCGGACCTGACCCGGCTGGCGAACCTCGACACCATCGCGCAGAGTGCCGCCGGGGCGCTGCACCTCCTGAGCGACGGGGACGAGAACGCCCTGGGCTTCCTGAACGAGGCCGTGCGCGCCCTGAACGCCGGGGCGCGCTTCGACGACACCACCGCGCAGCTGCAGAGCGAACTGCGCGAGGCGCTCGCCAGCATCCAGGCGGTCGTGGGTGAACTGCGCGCCGTCGCCGAGGACCAGGCGCCCGACCCCGAGGAACTCGCGCGGGTCGAGGCCCGCCTGGGCGCCCTGGGGAAACTCCGCGCCAAGTATGGCCCGGGCCTGGAAGACGTGCTGACCTTCCACGCACAGGTCGAGACGGAACTCGCGGACCTCACCCGCGACGAGCAGGACGCGGGCACCCTGGACGCCGAGGTGGACGCCCTGCGCGCCCGGGTGCAGGCGGCAGGGGAGACCCTGGACGCCGCCCGGCGCACACGCGCCGCCCCCCTGGCCGCCGACCTGCTGGCCGTCATCCGGCAGCTGGGCATGCCGCACGCCCGCCTGGCCTTCCACCTGGGCGCCCTGAGCGAACCCGGCCCGCACGGCCTGAGCGACGTGACACTGCACTTCAACGCCAACCCCGGCGAGGACCTCGCCCCGCTGGCCGACGTGGCCTCCGGCGGGGAACTCAGCCGCGTCATGCTGGCCATCAGCACCGTCCTGGGTGCCGACACGCCCGCCGTGGTGTTCGACGAGGTGGACGCCGGGATCGGCGGCAGCGCCGCGCACGCCGTCGCCGATCAGCTGCGCGCCCTGGCCGCGACCCGGCAGGTGCTCGTCGTGACGCACCTCGCGCAGATCGCCGCGCGGGCCGACCACCACTACAAGGTCGAGAAGAGCGTCGAGGGAGGACGCACCGTCAGCCGCGTGCGCCTCCTCACGCAGAGCGAACGCCTGGAGGAGATCGCCCGGATGCTCAGCGGCAACACCAGTGACGCCGCCCTGACCCACGCCCGCGAACTGCTCGCCGGGACCGCCTGA
- the pckA gene encoding phosphoenolpyruvate carboxykinase (ATP), whose product MSLTATNPLADLGIKTATIHLNPGVDALYADAIRLGEGVQAACGPLTVRTNKTGRSPKDRFIVEDDLTRDRVWWGGFNTPISPVVFDRLLDKMTRHAEGKELFVQQVYAGTDPRYRIGCRMVTEMAYHSLFIRNMFVRPTPEELTDFHEDWTVLNIPSFKADPAVDGVRSDTFIIVNFTRKMIIAGGTQYAGENKKGIFGVLNYLLPEAGVMPMHCSANVGEGGDVALFFGLSGTGKTTLSADPSRKLIGDDEHGWTDSGVFNFEGGCYAKVINLNAEAEPAIHRTTRTYGTVLENVVLDAQGEPDLNDGSLTENTRSAYPIDQIDNVQPGSIAGHPKNVVFLTADAYGVLPPISRLSAEQTMYQFISGFTAKIPGTEDGVTEPSPTFSTCFGAPFMPRHPGEYARLLAQKVQESGARVWLVNTGWSGGMYGQGKRMSIAHTRAMINAALSGVLDDVTFEKEPFFDLEIPTQVPGVPAGVLNPRDAWADKDAYDQAARKLARMFRENFKRFEDGVDAAVTNSMPNPDAN is encoded by the coding sequence ATGAGCCTGACCGCGACCAACCCGCTGGCCGACCTCGGCATCAAGACCGCCACCATCCACCTCAACCCCGGCGTGGACGCCCTGTACGCCGACGCGATCCGGCTCGGCGAGGGCGTGCAGGCCGCCTGCGGCCCCCTCACCGTCCGTACCAACAAGACCGGCCGCAGCCCCAAGGACCGCTTCATCGTCGAAGACGACCTGACCCGTGACCGCGTGTGGTGGGGCGGCTTCAACACCCCGATCAGCCCGGTCGTGTTCGACCGCCTGCTCGACAAGATGACCCGCCACGCCGAAGGGAAGGAACTGTTCGTGCAGCAGGTGTACGCCGGGACCGACCCCCGCTACCGCATCGGCTGCCGCATGGTCACCGAGATGGCGTACCACTCGCTGTTCATCCGTAACATGTTCGTCCGCCCCACCCCCGAGGAACTCACGGACTTCCACGAGGACTGGACGGTCCTGAACATCCCGTCCTTCAAGGCGGACCCCGCCGTGGACGGTGTGCGCAGCGACACGTTCATCATCGTGAACTTCACGCGCAAGATGATCATCGCGGGCGGCACCCAGTACGCCGGGGAGAACAAAAAAGGCATCTTCGGCGTGCTGAACTACCTGCTGCCCGAAGCGGGCGTCATGCCCATGCACTGCTCCGCGAACGTGGGCGAAGGCGGCGACGTGGCGCTGTTCTTCGGCCTGAGCGGCACCGGCAAGACCACCCTGAGCGCCGACCCCAGCCGCAAGCTGATCGGTGACGACGAGCACGGCTGGACCGACAGCGGCGTCTTCAACTTCGAGGGCGGCTGCTACGCCAAGGTCATCAACCTGAACGCCGAAGCCGAACCCGCCATTCACCGCACCACCCGCACCTACGGCACCGTGCTGGAAAACGTGGTGCTCGACGCTCAGGGTGAACCGGACCTGAACGACGGCTCGCTGACCGAGAACACCCGCAGCGCCTACCCCATCGACCAGATCGACAACGTGCAGCCGGGGTCCATCGCGGGCCACCCGAAGAACGTGGTGTTCCTGACCGCCGACGCGTACGGCGTGCTGCCCCCCATCAGCCGCCTGAGCGCCGAGCAGACCATGTACCAGTTCATCAGCGGCTTCACCGCCAAGATCCCCGGCACGGAAGACGGCGTGACCGAACCCAGCCCCACCTTCAGCACCTGCTTCGGCGCGCCGTTCATGCCCCGCCACCCGGGCGAGTACGCCCGCCTGCTGGCGCAGAAGGTGCAGGAGAGCGGCGCCCGCGTGTGGCTGGTGAACACCGGCTGGAGCGGCGGCATGTACGGCCAGGGCAAACGCATGAGCATCGCCCACACCCGCGCCATGATTAATGCGGCGCTGTCTGGCGTGCTGGACGACGTGACGTTCGAGAAGGAACCCTTCTTCGACCTGGAGATCCCCACCCAGGTGCCCGGCGTGCCTGCCGGCGTGCTGAACCCCCGCGACGCCTGGGCAGACAAGGACGCCTACGACCAGGCGGCCCGCAAGCTGGCCCGCATGTTCCGCGAGAACTTCAAACGCTTCGAGGACGGCGTGGACGCGGCCGTCACGAACAGCATGCCCAACCCCGACGCGAACTAA
- the lepB gene encoding signal peptidase I translates to MSAPPTTSRDSWRPWVRSAAAAYLLTTFGFTLARVDGDSMNPTLDSGDVLVLLKYPRWLRAWGLGGPYPRRGDLLIFKAPADSPYAFETQYGLRHRQYNVKRVVALPGDTVAIRDGRVVVNGRTLAENYASEGFVDDQPALRVPAGKVWVMGDNRRIGESLDSRVYGPVDLRDVAGPADLRLWPRPGLIPR, encoded by the coding sequence GTGAGTGCACCCCCCACCACCTCCCGCGACAGCTGGCGCCCCTGGGTGCGCAGTGCCGCCGCCGCGTACCTGCTGACCACCTTCGGGTTCACGCTGGCCCGCGTGGACGGCGATTCCATGAACCCCACCCTGGACAGCGGGGACGTGCTGGTCCTCCTGAAGTACCCCCGCTGGCTGCGGGCCTGGGGCCTGGGGGGGCCCTACCCGCGCCGGGGTGACCTGCTGATCTTCAAAGCACCCGCCGACAGCCCCTACGCCTTTGAAACTCAGTACGGGCTGCGTCACCGCCAGTACAATGTCAAACGCGTGGTGGCCCTGCCCGGCGACACGGTCGCCATCCGGGACGGGCGGGTGGTGGTCAATGGCCGCACCCTGGCCGAGAATTACGCCAGCGAGGGCTTCGTGGACGATCAGCCCGCCCTGCGCGTCCCCGCCGGGAAGGTCTGGGTGATGGGCGACAACCGCCGCATCGGCGAGAGCCTCGACAGTCGCGTGTACGGCCCGGTGGACCTGCGCGACGTCGCCGGGCCTGCCGACCTGCGCCTGTGGCCGCGCCCAGGCCTGATCCCGCGCTGA
- a CDS encoding FKBP-type peptidyl-prolyl cis-trans isomerase: MTAEGKTEGLKIDKYHEGTGAQAQAGKMVRVHYTGMLENGQKFDSSRDRGEPIEFPLGVGYVIQGWDQGIAQLRVGDKAKLTIPAHLGYGAAGVPGVIPGGATLIFDVELVDVR, translated from the coding sequence ATGACCGCTGAAGGCAAGACCGAAGGACTGAAGATCGACAAGTACCACGAGGGGACCGGCGCGCAGGCGCAGGCCGGGAAGATGGTGCGCGTGCACTACACCGGAATGCTGGAAAACGGGCAGAAGTTCGACAGCAGCCGTGACCGTGGCGAGCCGATCGAGTTCCCGCTGGGCGTCGGGTACGTTATCCAGGGCTGGGATCAGGGCATCGCGCAGCTGCGCGTGGGCGACAAGGCCAAGCTGACCATCCCCGCCCACCTGGGGTACGGCGCGGCGGGCGTGCCCGGCGTGATTCCCGGCGGCGCAACCCTGATCTTCGACGTGGAACTGGTGGACGTCCGCTGA
- a CDS encoding DeoR/GlpR family DNA-binding transcription regulator — translation MIEGRRSEIVALVRQHGELSVTELSGLLGVSEVTVRSDLNALAQAGHVRRTRGRVSLPLDLRREAPLETSMREFAAAKRRIGQAAAGLVRSGDTVFLDVGSTTSEVARALSPSLQDVTVVTNGLNIALLLERLPGVRVIVTGGTLRPLQHSLVSPYALDVLRHIHADRLFLGCNGVHAASGVTNANHEEAEVKRLMAEQTSEVVVVADHRKLGVVSRAFITPLDRVTTLITDRAATSPPPDVLDAVKDVRVV, via the coding sequence ATGATCGAGGGTCGACGCAGCGAGATCGTTGCGCTGGTCCGCCAGCACGGCGAACTGAGCGTGACCGAACTCTCGGGCCTGCTGGGCGTCTCGGAGGTCACGGTCCGCAGCGACCTGAACGCGCTGGCGCAGGCCGGGCACGTGCGGCGCACGCGCGGGCGGGTCAGCCTGCCCCTGGACCTGCGCCGCGAGGCGCCGCTGGAGACCAGCATGCGCGAGTTCGCAGCGGCCAAGCGCCGCATCGGGCAGGCAGCGGCCGGCCTGGTCCGCAGTGGAGACACCGTGTTCCTGGACGTGGGGAGCACCACGTCCGAGGTCGCGCGGGCGCTGTCCCCATCGCTGCAGGACGTGACGGTCGTCACGAACGGCCTGAACATCGCCCTGCTGCTCGAGCGCCTGCCGGGCGTGCGGGTCATCGTGACCGGCGGCACCCTGCGGCCCCTGCAGCATTCGCTGGTCAGTCCGTACGCGCTGGATGTGCTGCGCCACATTCATGCCGACCGGCTGTTCCTGGGCTGCAATGGCGTGCACGCCGCGTCGGGCGTGACGAACGCGAACCACGAGGAGGCCGAGGTCAAGCGCCTGATGGCCGAGCAAACGAGCGAGGTGGTGGTCGTCGCGGATCACCGCAAGCTGGGCGTGGTCAGCCGGGCGTTCATCACGCCGCTGGACCGCGTGACGACCCTGATCACTGACCGCGCCGCGACCTCTCCCCCGCCAGACGTGCTGGACGCCGTGAAGGACGTCCGCGTGGTCTGA
- a CDS encoding beta-galactosidase — protein sequence MTHPDPTTPEFLMLGTCDYPEHVPSDRWAPYARMQAELGLRFVRVAEFAWSRLEPRPGEFDWAWLDDAIAAYAAEGLRVVMCTPTPTPPAWLIRAHPEILAFDEGGRVREFGSRRHYDFASPVFREHSRRITRAVAERYGQHPAVVGWQTDNEFGCHGTSRSYGGASEAAFPAWLQARYGTLDALNEAWGNVFWSMEYTDWAQVKAPVLTVTEPNPSHVLDYHRFASDLIASFQAEQVELLRELAPGRFVTHNFMIFESGFDHYDVARGLDFATWDNYPTGMLEFFAPPGVGEDLKTHYARTGHPDLVAFNHDVYRGLMLGKDGLGREGAGTSNGFWVMEQQCGQVNWAPYNPLPAEGAVALWTAQAWAHGADVVSYFRWRAATMAQEVMHSGLLRHDETPDRGFAEVAGLDLTQFPVGPVPARVALLHDYESLWIFDQQRHAAGLSYWAQTVTYYMALRSLGVDVQITHPDADLRGYVAVVAPAITLVPGERAARWEAAAQAGVPFVFGPRTAFRTPGGATWSDGQFGPLSGLTGARLLQYDSLRPGVTQGVAGPFGHAHATFWAESYRVNGAQTLATYAGGPLDGQSAVIRHGNATVIGAHSQELIRAVLSDVLGGAGVPLLDLPEGVRVSRRADRTLVQNWHPHAVTWGGLKLGAVSSVVLGGDWTPTEGKGEQGE from the coding sequence ATGACCCACCCCGACCCCACCACCCCCGAATTCCTGATGCTGGGCACCTGCGATTACCCCGAGCATGTCCCCTCTGACCGCTGGGCACCGTACGCGCGGATGCAGGCCGAGCTGGGCCTGCGATTTGTGCGGGTGGCGGAGTTCGCCTGGAGCCGCCTGGAGCCCCGCCCCGGCGAGTTCGACTGGGCGTGGCTGGACGACGCGATCGCCGCGTACGCCGCCGAGGGCCTGCGCGTGGTGATGTGCACGCCGACGCCGACGCCGCCCGCGTGGCTGATCCGCGCGCACCCGGAGATCCTGGCGTTCGACGAGGGGGGCCGCGTGCGGGAGTTCGGGTCGCGCCGCCACTACGATTTCGCTTCGCCTGTGTTCCGGGAGCATTCGCGCCGCATCACGCGCGCGGTCGCCGAGCGGTACGGGCAGCATCCGGCGGTGGTGGGCTGGCAGACCGACAACGAATTCGGCTGCCACGGCACCAGCCGCAGCTACGGCGGCGCGAGCGAGGCGGCGTTCCCCGCGTGGCTCCAGGCGCGCTACGGCACGCTGGACGCGCTGAACGAGGCGTGGGGGAACGTGTTCTGGAGCATGGAATACACCGACTGGGCGCAGGTGAAGGCCCCGGTGCTGACCGTGACGGAACCCAACCCGTCGCACGTGCTGGACTACCACCGCTTCGCGTCGGACCTGATCGCGTCGTTCCAGGCCGAGCAGGTGGAGCTCCTGCGTGAACTCGCGCCGGGGCGGTTCGTGACGCACAACTTCATGATCTTCGAGTCGGGCTTCGACCACTACGACGTGGCGCGCGGCCTGGACTTCGCCACGTGGGACAACTACCCGACCGGGATGCTGGAATTCTTCGCGCCGCCCGGCGTGGGCGAGGACCTCAAGACCCACTACGCCCGCACCGGGCACCCGGACCTGGTGGCGTTCAACCACGACGTGTACCGCGGTCTGATGCTGGGCAAGGACGGCCTGGGCCGTGAGGGCGCGGGCACCTCGAACGGCTTCTGGGTCATGGAGCAGCAGTGCGGGCAGGTGAACTGGGCGCCCTACAACCCACTGCCTGCCGAGGGCGCGGTGGCGCTGTGGACGGCTCAGGCGTGGGCGCACGGCGCGGACGTCGTGAGTTACTTCCGCTGGCGGGCCGCGACGATGGCGCAGGAGGTCATGCACTCCGGGCTGCTGCGCCACGACGAGACGCCCGACCGGGGCTTCGCGGAGGTCGCGGGCCTGGACCTCACGCAGTTTCCGGTGGGACCGGTCCCGGCGCGCGTGGCGCTGCTGCACGACTACGAGAGCCTGTGGATCTTCGATCAGCAGCGGCACGCGGCGGGCCTGAGCTACTGGGCGCAGACGGTCACGTACTACATGGCCCTGCGCTCGCTGGGCGTGGACGTGCAGATCACGCACCCGGACGCCGACCTGAGAGGCTACGTGGCGGTGGTCGCCCCGGCGATCACGCTGGTGCCCGGGGAGCGCGCAGCGCGCTGGGAAGCCGCGGCGCAGGCGGGCGTGCCGTTCGTGTTCGGCCCGCGCACGGCGTTCCGCACGCCGGGCGGCGCGACCTGGTCTGACGGGCAGTTTGGGCCGCTGTCGGGCCTGACGGGCGCGCGCCTGTTGCAGTACGACAGCCTGCGCCCCGGCGTGACGCAGGGCGTGGCCGGCCCGTTTGGGCATGCGCACGCGACCTTCTGGGCCGAGAGTTACCGCGTGAACGGCGCGCAGACCCTGGCCACGTACGCGGGCGGGCCACTGGACGGGCAGAGCGCCGTGATCCGGCACGGCAACGCGACCGTGATCGGCGCGCACAGCCAGGAGCTCATCCGGGCGGTGCTGAGCGACGTGCTGGGAGGCGCGGGCGTGCCGCTGCTGGACCTGCCGGAGGGCGTGCGCGTGTCGCGCCGCGCGGACCGGACGCTGGTGCAGAACTGGCATCCGCACGCGGTGACGTGGGGCGGCCTGAAGCTGGGTGCGGTGAGTTCGGTGGTGCTGGGCGGCGACTGGACGCCCACGGAAGGGAAAGGAGAGCAGGGTGAATAA
- a CDS encoding glycoside hydrolase family 36 protein, producing the protein MNKWIVDEAPQDLRVLTSGFQSWSEAELRPLTDVQPRPGQGWRVEQGHDPGFPPSGEAGVWRSHTVLALVRADGSGWVGSVGDATRTFAQWEARAGTEGVTVTCTLEGPDVPVTWEETGDVIATLETRAAELGAAMGARTPAPVRVWCSWYSYYREVTLEAMLENARLAREHRLDFDVFQLDDGFQTFLGDWEDPSTHFGGHARELPARLAELGLTAGLWLAPFLVQPQSRLFRDHPEWLLRGEDGQPLAFGNNWGGPYHALDTTHPGALAWIRELGRTVRGWGYTYLKIDFLYGATQPGVRHDPSVGRAEAYRMGLQAFRDGVGEDAFILACGAPLAQSIGLVDAMRTGPDVAPLWDEESRRVWLGDATGPSARNALHTALSRWYQHAWYQPDPDVAICRRELSLLSATEREAIAGMLDVIGGLRASSDPISLLDEEGRALLRQCLTVSTPDRPVTLAASHGDAVTHFTRGTFNLTDRAGDGIPAHGYRPGTGKEQV; encoded by the coding sequence GTGAATAAGTGGATTGTCGACGAGGCCCCGCAGGACCTGCGGGTGCTGACCAGTGGGTTCCAGTCGTGGAGCGAGGCGGAACTGCGCCCGCTGACGGACGTGCAACCTCGCCCGGGGCAGGGCTGGCGGGTGGAGCAGGGGCACGATCCGGGCTTCCCTCCCAGCGGCGAGGCCGGGGTGTGGCGCAGCCATACCGTGCTGGCGCTGGTCCGCGCGGATGGGAGCGGCTGGGTGGGCAGCGTCGGGGACGCCACGCGCACCTTCGCGCAGTGGGAGGCCCGCGCCGGAACCGAAGGCGTGACCGTGACCTGCACCCTGGAAGGCCCCGATGTTCCCGTCACCTGGGAGGAGACCGGGGACGTGATCGCCACGCTGGAGACCCGCGCCGCCGAGCTGGGCGCGGCCATGGGCGCGCGGACACCCGCGCCGGTGCGGGTGTGGTGCTCGTGGTACTCGTACTACCGCGAGGTGACCCTGGAGGCCATGCTGGAGAACGCCCGGCTGGCCCGCGAGCACAGGCTGGACTTCGACGTGTTCCAGCTCGACGACGGCTTCCAGACGTTCCTGGGCGACTGGGAGGACCCCAGCACTCACTTCGGCGGGCACGCCCGCGAACTGCCCGCGCGCCTCGCGGAGCTGGGCTTGACGGCCGGGCTGTGGCTGGCGCCGTTCCTGGTGCAGCCACAGAGCCGCCTGTTCCGCGACCACCCCGAATGGCTGCTGCGCGGCGAGGACGGCCAGCCGCTGGCGTTCGGGAACAACTGGGGCGGCCCGTACCACGCGCTGGATACCACGCACCCCGGCGCGCTGGCGTGGATTCGCGAGCTGGGCCGCACGGTACGCGGCTGGGGGTACACGTACCTGAAGATCGACTTTCTGTACGGCGCGACGCAGCCCGGCGTGCGTCACGATCCCAGCGTCGGGCGGGCCGAGGCGTACCGGATGGGCCTGCAGGCGTTCCGGGACGGCGTGGGCGAGGACGCGTTCATCCTGGCGTGCGGGGCGCCGCTGGCGCAGAGCATCGGGCTGGTGGACGCCATGCGGACCGGCCCAGACGTGGCCCCGCTGTGGGATGAGGAGTCCCGCCGCGTGTGGCTGGGCGACGCGACCGGCCCCAGCGCCCGCAACGCACTGCACACGGCGCTGAGCCGCTGGTATCAGCACGCGTGGTACCAGCCGGACCCGGACGTGGCGATCTGCCGCCGTGAACTGAGCCTGCTCAGCGCCACCGAGCGGGAAGCCATTGCCGGGATGCTGGACGTCATCGGGGGCCTGCGGGCCAGCAGCGACCCGATCAGCCTGCTTGACGAGGAAGGCCGTGCGCTGCTCCGACAGTGCCTGACGGTCAGCACCCCGGACCGCCCCGTGACGCTGGCTGCGTCGCACGGGGACGCGGTGACGCACTTCACGCGCGGGACCTTCAACCTGACCGACCGCGCGGGTGACGGCATTCCCGCGCACGGGTACCGGCCCGGCACCGGGAAGGAGCAGGTATGA